The following coding sequences are from one Triticum dicoccoides isolate Atlit2015 ecotype Zavitan chromosome 4A, WEW_v2.0, whole genome shotgun sequence window:
- the LOC119289773 gene encoding dynein light chain LC6, flagellar outer arm-like yields the protein MLEGKAVVEDTDMPARMQAAATSAASRALDLFDVDDCRAIAGHIKTEFDRRYGVGWQCVVGASFGCFFTHSSGTFIYFSLERLTFLLFKAAAVTAATSCDTSAIS from the exons ATGCTGGAGGGCAAGGCGGTGGTGGAGGACACGGACATGCCGGCGAGGATGCAGGCCGCGGCGACGTCGGCCGCCTCCCGcgcgctcgacctcttcgacgtcgaCGACTGCCGCGCCATCGCCGGCCACATCAAGACG GAGTTCGATCGGCGGTACGGCGTGGGGTGGCAGTGCGTGGTGGGCGCCAGCTTCGGGTGCTTCTTCACCCACTCCAGCGGCACCTTCATCTACTTCTCCCTCGAGCGCCTCACCTTCCTCCTCTTCAAGgccgccgccgtcaccgccgcGACCTCGTGTGATACGTCTGCGATATCTTGA